A window of Halopelagius inordinatus genomic DNA:
AGGACGGCCAACTCGTCGAGGGAACGATCGACGAGGACGCCGTCGGCGCGTTCGGCGGCGAAATCGTCGACACGCTGGCGAAGGTGTACTCGAAGACGCGCGCTCGGGTGTTCGTGAACGAAGTCGCGTCGCTGGCGATGCGCGCCATCATGCACTTCGGGTTCTCCATCGGTATCGACGACGAGTCGATTCCGCAGGAGGCGAACGAACAGGTGGACGAGGCCATCGGCAACGCGTACGACCGCGTCCAAGAACTCATCAGCATCTACGAGTCGAACGAGCTCGAATCGCTGCCGGGTCGGTCCGTCGACGAGACGCTCGAGATGAAGATAATGCAGCAGCTCGGTAAAGCCCGCGACTCCGCCGGTGAAATCGCGGAAGACCACTTCACCGACGACAACCCGGCCGTCGTCATGGCGCGTTCGGGTGCGCGTGGGTCGATGCTGAACCTGACCCAGATGGCGGGCTGTGTCGGACAGCAGGCAGTCCGCGGCGAGCGAATCAACCGCGGCTACGAGGGTCGGACCCTCAGCCACTACCAAAAGGATGACCTCTCGGCGGGAGCGCACGGCTTCGTCGAGAACAGTTACCGGAGCGGTCTGACCCCGCGGGAGTTCTTCTTCCACGCGATGGGCGGCCGCGAGGGACTCGTCGACACGGCAGTTCGGACGTCGAAGTCCGGATACCTCCAGCGCCGTCTCATCAACGCCCTCTCGGAACTGGAAGCGCAGTACGACGGGTCGGTGCGCGACACCTCCGGCACCATCGTCCAGTTCGAGTTCGGCGAGGACGGCACCTCGCCCGTGAAGGTGTCCTCGGACGCCGGCGACGGCATCGACGTGGACAACATCGCGGACCGCGTCTTAGACGCCGAGTTCACCTCCGAAGAGGAGAAAGAGCGGTTCCTCGGCAGTCGCGAACCGCCGACGAACCTCTCGGAGTACGCCGGTCCGGGCCTCGACAAGGCCACGGGGGTGAACTCCGATGACTGAGTACGAACACGTCACAGAGGACGTCGAAGCGGTCGTCGAGGACCGCGACCTCTCGCGGCGACTGAAAGACCGCATCTACACCACCATCGAGGAACGCGAGGGCGTCACGCCCGAGCAAGCCGACGAGATATCGCAGGCCGTCGAAACGCGCTACCGAGACACGCGCGTCGACCCCCTCGACCCCGTCGGGACGGTGTCCGCACAGTCAATCGGCGAACCCGGGACGCAGATGACGATGAACACGTTCCACTACGCGGGCGTCGCCGAAATCGACGTGACGCAGGGGCTTCCGCGCCTCATCGAACTCGTCGACGCGCGGAAGACGCCCGACACGCCGATGATGACCGTCCCCCTCGAAGGCGAGTACGCCACGGAACGAGAGAAGGCCCACGAAGTCGTCTGGTCGATGGAGGCCACGAAGATTCTCGCACTCGGCGACGTGTCGACGAACGTCGCGGACATGCTCGTGCAGGTCGACCTGAACGAGGACACCCTTATGGAACGGTGGCCCACCGTCGATAGCGTGGACACCGTCGCCCAAGAGATAGCAGAGACCATAGAGGACGCACTCGGCGTGCAGACGAACCGCTCGGGTACCGTCATAGAGTTCGGCCCGGAAGCGCCGAGTTACCGCCGTCTGCTCCAACTCGTGGAGGAACTCCGCGAAATCGTCTTCAAGGGTATCGAGGAGATATCGCGCGTCGTCATCCGAAAGGAGGAAAACGAGGAGGCCGGACGAGAGGAGTTCGTCCTCTACACCGAGGGGTCGGCGTTCGGAGACGTGCTCACGATAGAGGGCGTCGACGCCACCCGCACGACGAGCAACAACATCCACGAAGTCCACCGCGAACTCGGCATCGAGGCGGCCCGCGAGGCCATCATCAACGAGACGATGGACACCCTGCGCGAACAGGGTCTCGACGACGTGAACGTCCGTCACCTGATGTTGGTCGCAGACATCATGACGAACCGCGGCGAGATAGAGTCCATCGGCCGCCACGGCATCTCCGGGTCGAAAGACTCCGTCCTCGCGCGTGCGGCGTTCGAGGTCACGGTCAACCACCTGCTCGACGCGGCCATCCACGGCGAGGAGGACGACTTAGACGGCGTCATCGAGAACGTCATCGTCGGCAAGCCGATATCCATCGGTACCGGCGACGTGGACCTGCGCATGGGTTCGATAAACCCGGCGGACGACTGAGAGAGACGATATGAAGGTCACGCTGTCGGACGCCGAACGCCGATACATCGCCCTCTTCGAGGACGAGACGGGCGCGGCGGCGAGAGACTGTCTCACGTTCGACGACCGGGTCGTCATCCTGGTCGCCGCCGGAGAGATGGGCCAAGCCATCGGTCCCGGCGGGCAGAACGTCGAGGCGGTCGAAGAGAAGATCGGTCGGTCGGTCGAACTCGTCGAGGACGCGGACACGTCCGAGGCGTTCGTCGCGAGTGCCCTCGCGCCCGCGGCGGTTCGACACGTGACCATCTCGAACCAAGACGACCGCGTCGCGTACGTCGAAGTCGCGGACGAGGACCGCGGCGTCGCCATCGGAAAGGGCGGACAGAACATCGAGACGGCGCGCACGTTGGCGCGTCGGCACTACGACATCGACGACATCCAACTGACCTGAGGCGGTCCGCCGCGCCCTTTCTGCGACCGCACTTTTGTGACTCGCTCGCGAACCGAGCGGTATGCTCGAAGCGGCCGTCGGTCAGGTACCG
This region includes:
- a CDS encoding NusA-like transcription termination signal-binding factor encodes the protein MKVTLSDAERRYIALFEDETGAAARDCLTFDDRVVILVAAGEMGQAIGPGGQNVEAVEEKIGRSVELVEDADTSEAFVASALAPAAVRHVTISNQDDRVAYVEVADEDRGVAIGKGGQNIETARTLARRHYDIDDIQLT
- the rpoA2 gene encoding DNA-directed RNA polymerase subunit A'', whose translation is MTEYEHVTEDVEAVVEDRDLSRRLKDRIYTTIEEREGVTPEQADEISQAVETRYRDTRVDPLDPVGTVSAQSIGEPGTQMTMNTFHYAGVAEIDVTQGLPRLIELVDARKTPDTPMMTVPLEGEYATEREKAHEVVWSMEATKILALGDVSTNVADMLVQVDLNEDTLMERWPTVDSVDTVAQEIAETIEDALGVQTNRSGTVIEFGPEAPSYRRLLQLVEELREIVFKGIEEISRVVIRKEENEEAGREEFVLYTEGSAFGDVLTIEGVDATRTTSNNIHEVHRELGIEAAREAIINETMDTLREQGLDDVNVRHLMLVADIMTNRGEIESIGRHGISGSKDSVLARAAFEVTVNHLLDAAIHGEEDDLDGVIENVIVGKPISIGTGDVDLRMGSINPADD